A genomic window from Candidatus Latescibacterota bacterium includes:
- a CDS encoding T9SS type A sorting domain-containing protein has protein sequence MKRTNSIFIGIIFVGLVTAISAPAEAGERTSPLIIDHTCTDISKIPLEVIDAVQDNCRFHYARQSHGRQLHTGLARLEESDFTYSVAWPYSGGYLVEEAGAWCMYTTPADPTDYWSGAGLDRTRATLDGTPALNISGFCWCTHLDTGSESMVNDYLATMNMLEQEYPNVTFVYFTGTAEHAEYYGYNRHNRNEQIRQFCIENNKVLYDYADIDCWWKDPATGEWEFSTYEYNGQTVPVEHPQLAGADENHTSFENCDLKGNAAWWLMAKINGWEGTLDIAVTSVTCTYKDGVVLLDWDISADETVIGYNIYRSDDGGEHFFRLNSILIPATERTSYPDLTTEPDRVYYYRVGAVGTDREFTSLEIRVTTVDKSVLQIRNYPNPCNPSTTIEYSVAVPGSTLLAIYDTAGRRVATLVDGQVDRGEHRVVWDGTNERGSNVCSGIYYYRLTSGKQSMTKKLLVMR, from the coding sequence TTGAAAAGAACGAACAGCATTTTTATCGGAATAATTTTCGTCGGTCTTGTGACCGCGATTTCGGCGCCAGCCGAAGCGGGCGAGAGGACATCGCCGCTTATCATCGACCACACCTGCACCGATATCTCGAAGATCCCGCTCGAGGTGATCGACGCGGTACAGGATAATTGCAGATTCCATTATGCCCGCCAGTCTCATGGCAGGCAGCTCCACACGGGACTTGCCAGGCTCGAGGAATCCGACTTTACGTACAGTGTCGCTTGGCCGTACAGCGGTGGGTATCTAGTCGAAGAGGCAGGAGCATGGTGCATGTATACTACACCGGCCGATCCGACCGACTACTGGAGCGGAGCGGGGCTCGACCGTACGCGCGCCACGCTCGATGGTACTCCTGCGCTCAACATCTCGGGGTTTTGCTGGTGCACCCACCTCGATACGGGATCGGAATCAATGGTGAACGACTATCTTGCCACGATGAACATGCTCGAGCAGGAGTATCCGAATGTGACATTCGTCTATTTTACCGGTACGGCAGAGCACGCCGAATACTACGGATACAACAGGCACAACAGGAACGAGCAGATCCGACAGTTCTGCATCGAGAACAACAAGGTCCTCTACGATTACGCAGATATCGACTGCTGGTGGAAAGACCCTGCCACGGGCGAGTGGGAGTTTTCGACTTACGAATATAACGGGCAGACTGTTCCTGTCGAGCATCCGCAACTCGCCGGAGCTGACGAAAACCACACATCATTTGAAAATTGCGACTTAAAGGGGAACGCTGCCTGGTGGCTGATGGCGAAGATAAACGGGTGGGAAGGGACGCTCGACATCGCCGTCACTTCGGTCACGTGTACGTACAAGGACGGCGTTGTTCTTCTGGACTGGGATATCAGCGCCGACGAAACGGTGATCGGATACAATATCTATCGATCGGATGATGGAGGGGAACATTTTTTCAGGCTCAACAGTATCCTGATCCCGGCGACGGAGAGGACCAGCTATCCGGATCTCACTACCGAACCGGACAGGGTCTATTATTATCGTGTCGGCGCGGTCGGCACCGACAGGGAATTTACTTCGCTTGAGATCAGGGTCACGACCGTAGATAAATCCGTTCTCCAGATAAGGAACTACCCCAACCCATGTAACCCGTCTACGACGATCGAGTATTCGGTCGCGGTGCCGGGCAGCACGCTTCTTGCCATCTATGATACCGCGGGCAGAAGAGTGGCGACCCTCGTCGATGGCCAGGTCGACAGGGGAGAGCATCGTGTCGTCTGGGATGGGACCAACGAGCGTGGATCAAATGTATGCTCAGGGATCTATTATTACAGGCTCACATCAGGCAAGCAGTCGATGACGAAGAAGTTGCTTGTGATGCGTTGA
- a CDS encoding right-handed parallel beta-helix repeat-containing protein produces MKYLSFILIFLLMLSMGLHPVSAEVYLNRQWDEDLEDWVTAALSLYGRGVSIDRDYQNAYGLFMDLDPGPPFIIERDIAVTNILGEDDRVIDFGSFYVRTDGAGSVPFELIFMPPTSEPLMLRSYGHIHVTGTSSDRVIFKGAYGIKTGDWTSSASPGRDTYMVEFSWCNFDSVGHFGTCEAYLLDFGGGDVTLDNCQFSESGFEALSRVINYIDPYYTSRDPFWNFSMTECSFNDMSTLGRYTVYLHSVNQVKVVGNEFHDVEFFPYPPQSALVEANGCVLRDLRGNTGSGNTIDVIRMDGEVRDVDCQLQSSAEIPFLVGRIDVMADRTLSIGEGSVLKMTDVSSHPNFNVYGRMTAEGAVLTSFEDDQFGGDTDLEPEPSSIQTWGYNSGIDVHTDGSLSLSGCTVRYSQGGIDSQGDALIDGCTFQFNEGSGISCIGTGYNIFEITNSTFMDNAGSGVAFTNEFGLVQQLIVENITVVDNRRGISLNCGYTSPAEISISRSIFSGNENAGILADIGTGITGLTIERCIISGNGESGIQAEDDGGDDVPVRVESCVIAGNGYYQLSSSLRGHGAEIHSSDLEFINNTAAYNYKIGLWHDLDDGAQSRIASNIFYGNIGNGYSKDDNEIPWVGYNVFHDNDGLYELWFRTGTGSFRTVEELQSLGGIYATNEDIDPLFVAEVTGIADSVGYVEKENLSVIVHSGLDPPGSKIDQLIIRPDRSEERWFFIERSVEDTIFISGDITALAAVGDTFRIFDHHLDWASTLVDAGDTPSTNAEMDIDGDLRIIDGDGIALADVDIGADEFNPDTFTVIVLSPEEDDLWIAGEKYNIEWSAVGIDSISISYATHYDPQDIEYHEVAASVPASDGSYKWTVPDVVSAKCRILIEDITNQNQRAESGLFKIKGDELTRLDPDLEYYPFLPGRDDWDFRNVEDDMWPESWWNRFDYVNGIDPNTGREYPFYFTVPGFIEAEPDDFPDWLLFASVFGAGACYINTPFGIEYRPSAVQKWASIKEEWAGSCLGFSLSSLMAFDDKITFLASYPGVDAYDVLHALSLDDDLRQTVNGIALYQLGANFNARIDSNFAKSPDQAIAEIRSMFLEDTRDDRWLYLGYNSGSGAHAVVPWKVVRSEDFPQYDSIYVYDSNFPDDHSARIVVGVESGCWNYDNLPGWGGDSLLHLMDRASNYFEPPADFSSSSAGRDMLRTFAWGKSTGSFAGPAAGPGYVSLYNTEGTSIDIEGEMGGSIGFSGGSIYNSIPDARPVVPLTGSFHPPMEYILPEGPYDVTMTDFPGPDVSMSYFTESLIFSYARNDAVLTQTDRVNCGEVFTLVNPDAAMKTVSGELCEEIFGGERVFSLMQCVLVQGDSVTIEPPESGSLRFVNHGPQKSYKLRLRIAAASAGGIFEHSAIDLPANTSHTIVPSWDDIGTLPVKILIDTGNDGSIEDSIFVDNQYVATLLQSFAASHLGEFIEIRWSLSELDDGVKFSVERAASGEELFTPMPGLIVEAHGLDFRVVDAGIENDQAYRYRVLYELDSQSRILFETGEISTPQLPLTLFQNYPNPFNPVTTIRYFLPAKSPVTVDVFDVSGRRVDRLVDLTQSRGYHVAIWDGRNHKGQRVGAGVYFYRLKAGKHVLTRKMVLLR; encoded by the coding sequence GTGAAGTATCTTTCGTTCATCCTGATATTCCTTTTAATGTTGTCCATGGGGCTTCATCCCGTCAGTGCTGAAGTATACCTGAACAGGCAATGGGACGAAGATCTCGAGGATTGGGTGACTGCGGCCCTTTCCCTCTATGGAAGGGGGGTATCGATCGACAGGGATTACCAGAACGCCTACGGCCTGTTCATGGACCTCGATCCCGGCCCGCCGTTTATAATCGAGCGGGATATCGCAGTGACGAACATCCTCGGTGAAGATGACAGGGTCATCGACTTTGGATCCTTCTATGTCCGTACGGACGGCGCGGGATCTGTCCCTTTCGAGCTGATCTTCATGCCGCCCACATCGGAACCACTCATGCTGCGGTCCTATGGACATATACATGTCACCGGCACTTCAAGTGACCGGGTGATCTTCAAAGGCGCCTACGGCATCAAGACCGGTGACTGGACCAGCTCCGCCAGTCCCGGCCGGGATACGTATATGGTCGAGTTCTCATGGTGCAATTTCGACAGTGTGGGACATTTCGGGACCTGCGAAGCCTACCTGCTCGATTTCGGAGGTGGAGATGTCACTCTCGATAACTGTCAGTTTTCCGAATCCGGATTCGAAGCGTTATCACGGGTAATCAACTACATAGATCCCTACTATACTTCACGCGACCCTTTCTGGAATTTCTCGATGACGGAATGTTCTTTTAACGATATGAGCACATTGGGGCGCTACACGGTCTATCTACACTCTGTCAATCAGGTCAAGGTAGTGGGGAATGAATTCCATGACGTCGAGTTCTTTCCGTACCCGCCCCAGTCCGCCCTGGTCGAAGCGAACGGATGCGTTCTTCGTGACCTGAGGGGAAATACGGGGAGCGGCAATACGATCGATGTCATCAGGATGGATGGCGAGGTGCGGGACGTCGACTGCCAGCTGCAGTCCTCCGCCGAGATCCCTTTCCTCGTGGGGCGGATAGATGTAATGGCTGACCGGACTCTTTCGATCGGCGAGGGCTCGGTCCTCAAGATGACCGATGTCTCATCTCATCCGAACTTCAACGTCTACGGCCGGATGACAGCGGAGGGAGCGGTCCTCACCTCCTTCGAGGATGATCAGTTCGGAGGCGACACGGACCTTGAGCCCGAACCTTCCTCCATCCAGACATGGGGGTATAACAGCGGAATAGATGTCCATACCGATGGTTCATTATCGTTATCCGGCTGCACGGTGAGATATTCGCAGGGAGGCATCGACTCGCAGGGCGACGCGCTGATCGACGGCTGCACATTTCAATTCAATGAGGGGAGCGGCATCAGCTGCATCGGTACGGGCTATAATATCTTTGAGATAACCAATTCAACATTTATGGATAATGCCGGTTCGGGTGTGGCCTTCACAAACGAGTTCGGACTGGTCCAGCAGCTGATAGTCGAGAACATCACAGTGGTTGACAACCGACGGGGGATCTCCCTGAACTGCGGATATACGTCGCCGGCCGAGATCTCGATATCCCGCAGTATATTTTCCGGGAATGAGAATGCAGGGATACTGGCAGACATCGGGACGGGGATCACCGGCCTGACGATAGAGAGATGTATCATATCGGGTAACGGGGAATCCGGCATCCAGGCCGAGGATGACGGAGGCGATGACGTGCCTGTCCGTGTGGAAAGTTGTGTCATAGCGGGAAACGGGTATTATCAGCTCTCTTCATCACTGCGGGGGCATGGTGCTGAGATCCATTCCAGCGATCTCGAGTTTATCAACAACACGGCAGCTTATAATTACAAGATCGGCCTGTGGCACGATCTGGACGATGGGGCTCAAAGCCGGATAGCCAGCAATATTTTTTACGGCAACATAGGAAACGGATACTCGAAGGACGATAACGAGATCCCCTGGGTGGGGTATAACGTCTTCCACGACAATGACGGTCTCTACGAGCTGTGGTTCCGGACGGGGACGGGGTCTTTCCGGACAGTTGAGGAACTGCAGTCCCTCGGAGGGATATACGCTACGAACGAGGATATCGATCCCCTTTTCGTGGCCGAAGTGACGGGAATAGCGGATAGCGTCGGCTATGTTGAAAAGGAGAACCTCTCGGTCATCGTCCATTCCGGTCTCGACCCGCCCGGATCGAAGATCGATCAGCTCATCATAAGGCCCGACCGGAGCGAGGAGAGGTGGTTCTTCATCGAAAGATCAGTGGAGGACACGATCTTCATCAGCGGCGATATCACCGCCCTGGCAGCGGTGGGGGATACTTTCAGGATCTTCGATCATCATCTCGATTGGGCCTCGACTCTGGTGGACGCGGGGGATACTCCATCTACAAATGCCGAAATGGATATCGACGGGGATCTCAGGATCATCGACGGAGACGGTATCGCGCTTGCCGACGTGGATATCGGGGCGGACGAGTTTAATCCAGACACTTTCACCGTCATCGTCCTTTCTCCAGAAGAGGACGATCTCTGGATTGCGGGAGAGAAGTACAATATCGAATGGTCCGCTGTCGGGATCGATTCGATCTCGATCTCTTACGCGACGCATTATGATCCCCAGGACATCGAGTATCACGAGGTGGCGGCGAGCGTCCCTGCCAGCGATGGATCGTACAAGTGGACGGTGCCCGATGTTGTATCGGCAAAATGCCGAATACTGATCGAAGACATCACAAATCAGAACCAGAGAGCGGAAAGCGGTCTTTTCAAAATAAAGGGGGACGAGCTAACCCGGCTCGACCCCGATCTCGAGTATTATCCCTTTCTTCCTGGCCGCGATGACTGGGATTTCCGGAATGTCGAGGATGACATGTGGCCGGAGAGCTGGTGGAACCGGTTCGACTACGTAAATGGCATCGATCCCAACACGGGCAGGGAATATCCGTTCTATTTCACCGTGCCGGGATTCATCGAAGCCGAGCCGGATGATTTTCCCGACTGGCTCCTCTTCGCCAGCGTATTCGGCGCAGGCGCGTGCTACATAAACACTCCTTTTGGAATCGAATACCGTCCCTCGGCCGTGCAGAAGTGGGCGTCGATCAAGGAAGAATGGGCCGGCAGCTGTCTGGGATTCTCGCTGTCGAGCCTGATGGCCTTCGACGACAAGATCACCTTTTTAGCTTCTTACCCCGGCGTCGATGCCTACGACGTCCTCCATGCGCTTTCTCTGGATGACGATCTCAGGCAGACAGTCAACGGGATCGCTCTTTATCAGCTTGGCGCGAATTTTAATGCGAGGATCGATTCGAATTTTGCCAAGAGCCCCGATCAGGCCATTGCAGAGATCAGATCGATGTTTCTCGAAGATACGAGAGACGACAGGTGGCTCTACCTCGGGTACAACTCGGGAAGCGGCGCCCACGCCGTCGTTCCGTGGAAGGTCGTAAGAAGCGAAGACTTTCCTCAATACGACTCGATCTACGTCTACGACAGCAATTTCCCCGACGATCATTCCGCCAGGATAGTGGTGGGTGTGGAGAGCGGCTGCTGGAACTACGATAATCTTCCAGGCTGGGGTGGAGATTCTCTGCTGCATCTCATGGACAGGGCGAGTAACTACTTCGAGCCGCCTGCGGATTTTTCGAGCTCCTCAGCCGGCCGTGACATGCTACGAACTTTTGCATGGGGCAAATCGACCGGCTCCTTCGCAGGGCCGGCCGCAGGGCCGGGATATGTCAGCCTGTACAACACGGAGGGGACTTCGATAGATATAGAGGGCGAGATGGGAGGATCGATCGGTTTCTCAGGTGGCAGCATCTACAATTCGATCCCGGACGCTCGCCCGGTGGTACCTCTTACCGGTTCTTTTCACCCTCCGATGGAATACATTCTCCCCGAGGGTCCGTACGATGTGACGATGACGGATTTCCCCGGTCCGGACGTGTCGATGTCGTACTTTACTGAATCGCTGATCTTCTCTTACGCGAGAAACGATGCCGTTTTGACTCAGACCGACCGAGTGAACTGCGGAGAGGTGTTTACTCTGGTCAATCCCGATGCGGCCATGAAGACAGTCAGCGGCGAGCTTTGCGAAGAGATCTTCGGCGGAGAAAGAGTATTCAGCCTGATGCAGTGTGTCCTCGTCCAGGGCGATTCGGTGACGATAGAACCGCCGGAGAGCGGAAGCCTGAGATTCGTCAATCATGGACCGCAGAAGTCGTACAAGCTCAGGCTGAGGATCGCTGCGGCAAGTGCGGGAGGTATTTTCGAGCACTCGGCGATCGATCTTCCGGCGAACACATCTCATACAATCGTGCCGTCCTGGGACGATATCGGGACGCTGCCCGTCAAGATTCTGATCGATACCGGCAACGACGGCTCCATCGAGGATTCGATCTTTGTCGATAACCAGTATGTGGCCACCCTGCTCCAGTCGTTCGCGGCGAGTCATCTCGGAGAATTCATAGAGATCAGGTGGTCTTTGAGCGAGCTGGATGACGGCGTAAAATTCAGCGTCGAGAGGGCGGCGAGCGGCGAAGAACTGTTCACGCCGATGCCCGGCCTGATCGTCGAGGCCCATGGGCTGGACTTCAGGGTAGTCGATGCCGGCATAGAGAATGATCAGGCCTACCGTTACCGCGTTCTCTACGAACTCGACTCTCAGAGCAGAATCCTCTTCGAGACAGGTGAGATCAGCACACCTCAGTTACCGCTCACCCTGTTCCAGAACTACCCCAATCCTTTCAATCCAGTAACCACCATCAGGTATTTCCTGCCTGCGAAATCGCCGGTCACAGTCGATGTCTTTGACGTGTCGGGAAGAAGGGTCGATCGCCTCGTCGACCTGACGCAGAGCCGCGGCTACCATGTCGCCATATGGGACGGCCGCAACCACAAGGGGCAACGGGTCGGAGCGGGCGTCTACTTCTACCGCCTCAAGGCGGGCAAGCATGTCCTGACGAGAAAGATGGTGCTTCTCCGATAA
- a CDS encoding transcriptional regulator — MMKKNNDSEASKPGQPLIDSLIHAPARFKIMSNLYLVGWVDFLFLQNLTGLTRGNLSSHLTRLEKAEYVLIKKEFIGKISHTTISMSDKGHKAFNIYRENLKKLLEDIPE; from the coding sequence ATGATGAAAAAGAATAATGACAGCGAAGCCTCAAAGCCCGGGCAACCGCTGATTGACTCGCTGATTCATGCACCGGCAAGGTTCAAGATAATGTCAAACCTCTATCTTGTTGGCTGGGTCGACTTCCTCTTTCTTCAGAACCTCACGGGACTGACCAGGGGAAACCTCTCATCACACCTGACCAGACTGGAAAAAGCGGAGTATGTGCTGATCAAAAAGGAATTCATCGGCAAGATCTCGCATACAACCATCTCGATGAGCGATAAAGGGCACAAGGCGTTCAACATCTACCGGGAAAACTTAAAGAAGCTGCTCGAAGATATCCCGGAGTAG
- a CDS encoding S9 family peptidase: MRCTCFIYPVLTLLCLSFFLAPATSAAESVAASAGEPVQLTIERIFDDPSLSGPGLRSLKISPDGLRVTFLQGKETAHDQLDLWEYNIADGVSRLLVDSQVLLPGEEILSEEEKARRERQRISSYKGIVEYRWSDDGTALLFPLAGDIYVYDLTSPAGEATTRLTETDEFETDARFSPLGNFVSFIREKNLFVIDRGNGRERQLTDDGGGVISNGMAEFVAQEEMRRYTGYWWSGDEKYIAFEQFDESPVPMAKRYEINAESFSVSEQRYPAAGDPNVLVSLGVVTVAGGRTGDITWIDLGEETDIYLARVDWFDVGHLIVQRQPRDQQSLDLLMADVKTGKTNMFMQEVSDTWVELHNDLSVLEDREAFVWKSVRDGYPHLYLCTPEGKIKARLTKGDWCVESVLGVDEDAGLVYFIGTEKTVLERHLYTVRLDGSNAEKPQRLTSRDGVHRIEMADDCSSYIDNFSNTDTPSQVSLHRADGTRITWLEENPLVEGHPYFPYSDRHSSVEYGTLKADDGQDLQYSIIKPIPFDADRKYPVFIDCYGGPRGQQVYNKWSGIWSLYSEYLAQHGYVVFTLDNRGTGHRGTRFDDPIYGQLGKIEVDDQVVGAEFLATLPYVDAERIGIFGWSYGGYMALMTMMKAPDLFYAGVAVAPVTDYLLYDTHYTERYLGHPDQNGAGYEATSVFPYIENLRGPLLVVHGMADDNVLFTNSTRLFKELQDRMIPFEMMTYPGKKHSLTGKATRTHLFETITSFMDRHLKR; the protein is encoded by the coding sequence ATGCGTTGTACCTGCTTTATCTATCCGGTTTTGACCCTGCTATGTCTGTCCTTTTTTCTGGCTCCTGCCACATCGGCAGCCGAGTCAGTTGCAGCATCGGCAGGTGAGCCTGTTCAACTTACCATTGAACGTATCTTCGACGACCCGAGCCTCAGCGGGCCCGGTCTGCGTTCGTTGAAGATCTCCCCGGACGGCCTGCGTGTGACCTTTCTCCAGGGCAAGGAGACAGCTCACGACCAACTCGATCTATGGGAGTACAACATCGCTGACGGAGTGTCGCGGTTGCTGGTCGATTCGCAGGTGCTTCTTCCAGGAGAGGAGATCCTCTCTGAAGAGGAAAAGGCTCGCCGCGAGCGGCAACGTATCTCGTCGTACAAGGGTATAGTCGAGTACCGGTGGTCCGATGACGGTACCGCGCTTCTGTTCCCGCTGGCCGGCGACATCTATGTATATGATCTGACATCACCTGCCGGTGAAGCGACTACCCGATTGACCGAGACCGATGAGTTCGAGACAGACGCGCGGTTTTCACCGCTGGGTAATTTTGTCTCCTTCATCCGTGAAAAAAATCTCTTTGTGATAGATCGTGGCAACGGCCGTGAACGCCAGCTGACCGATGATGGTGGAGGTGTGATCTCCAATGGCATGGCCGAGTTCGTGGCCCAGGAGGAGATGCGTCGTTACACCGGCTACTGGTGGTCAGGTGACGAGAAATATATCGCTTTTGAGCAGTTTGACGAGTCACCGGTACCGATGGCGAAGCGCTATGAGATAAATGCCGAAAGTTTTTCGGTGAGTGAGCAGCGGTATCCTGCTGCCGGTGACCCGAACGTTCTGGTATCGCTTGGTGTAGTGACCGTCGCTGGCGGACGCACAGGCGACATAACCTGGATCGATCTGGGAGAAGAGACGGACATCTATCTGGCACGTGTCGACTGGTTCGATGTCGGACATCTAATCGTCCAGCGCCAGCCGCGGGATCAGCAGAGTCTCGACCTGCTGATGGCGGATGTCAAGACCGGCAAGACAAACATGTTCATGCAGGAAGTCAGCGATACCTGGGTGGAGCTTCACAACGACCTGTCTGTACTCGAAGACCGCGAGGCCTTTGTCTGGAAAAGCGTCCGTGATGGATATCCCCATCTATATCTCTGTACGCCAGAGGGTAAGATCAAGGCCCGGCTTACAAAAGGTGACTGGTGTGTGGAGAGTGTACTCGGAGTCGACGAGGATGCAGGCCTTGTATATTTCATCGGTACAGAAAAAACCGTTCTGGAACGACATTTATACACCGTCAGGCTCGACGGCTCAAATGCCGAAAAACCACAGCGGCTCACATCTCGTGATGGGGTTCACAGAATCGAGATGGCAGACGATTGCAGCAGCTACATCGATAATTTCAGCAACACTGATACTCCGTCCCAAGTCAGCCTGCACCGGGCAGACGGCACACGCATCACCTGGCTGGAGGAAAATCCTCTAGTGGAGGGACATCCCTATTTCCCTTATTCCGACCGGCATAGTAGCGTTGAGTATGGCACACTGAAAGCCGATGACGGCCAGGACCTTCAATACAGCATTATCAAACCGATACCTTTCGACGCGGATCGCAAGTATCCGGTGTTCATCGACTGCTACGGTGGCCCACGCGGTCAGCAGGTGTACAATAAGTGGAGCGGGATCTGGAGTCTGTACTCCGAGTACCTCGCTCAGCACGGATATGTCGTGTTCACCCTGGACAACAGGGGCACGGGACATCGTGGGACCAGGTTTGACGATCCGATCTATGGGCAACTGGGAAAGATCGAAGTAGACGATCAGGTAGTCGGTGCCGAATTTCTGGCCACGCTACCATATGTCGACGCGGAGCGTATCGGGATCTTCGGCTGGAGCTACGGTGGGTACATGGCCCTGATGACGATGATGAAAGCTCCCGACCTGTTTTATGCGGGTGTCGCGGTCGCCCCGGTCACAGACTACCTGTTATACGACACGCATTACACCGAACGGTACCTGGGTCATCCTGACCAGAACGGTGCCGGGTACGAAGCGACCTCGGTCTTTCCGTATATCGAAAACCTTCGTGGCCCGTTGCTGGTGGTACATGGAATGGCCGACGACAACGTCCTGTTCACCAACAGCACCCGTCTGTTCAAGGAACTTCAGGACCGGATGATCCCGTTCGAGATGATGACCTACCCGGGCAAGAAACACAGCCTGACCGGCAAGGCGACACGGACCCATCTGTTCGAGACGATCACGAGCTTCATGGATCGACATCTGAAGAGGTAG